A window of the Arachis duranensis cultivar V14167 chromosome 5, aradu.V14167.gnm2.J7QH, whole genome shotgun sequence genome harbors these coding sequences:
- the LOC107490698 gene encoding kinesin-like protein NACK1 isoform X3 has protein sequence MCCSTSIVYHKVFGPACLTEAVYEEGVKNVALSALMGINATIFAYGQTSSGKTYTMRGITEKAVNDIYKHIMNTTERDFTIKISGLEIYNENVRDLLNSESGRNLKLLDDPEKGTVVEKLVEETAKDDKHLRHLISICEAQRQVGETALNDTSSRSHQIIRLTIQSTLRENADCVRSFVATLNFVDLAGSERAAQTHADGTRLREGCHINLSLMTLTTVIRKLSVGKRSGHIPYRDSKLTRILQHSLGGNARTAIICTLSPALSHVEQSRNTLYFATRAKEVTNNAQVNMVVSDKQLVKHLQKEVARLEAELRTPDPAKEKDWKIQQMEMEIEELRRQRDLAQSQVAELRKKLQDDQQVSIPPESPHLPVKKCLSFAGALSSPKPERRSTTLRQSMRQSSTAPFTLMHEIRKLEHLQEQLGEEANRALEVLQKEVACHRLGNQDAAETIAKLQAEIREMRAVRSAPKEVEVGNMVSVNKSVSANLKEEITRLHSQGSTIANLEQQLENVQRSIDKLVMSLPNNFQQLTSEASPKHKKEHKKKKLLPLTSSSAANRQNFIRSPCSPLSTTEQVLESDIENKAPENDDIVSIETLPESEKETPSKSGESGCIESKENAPGYRRSSSVNMKKMQKMFQNAAEENVRSIRAYVTELKERVAKLQYQKQLLVCQVLELEANEANGHNIENEEYACETEEPQVPWQITFREQRQQILDLWHLCHVSIIHRTQFYLLFKGDPADQIYIEVELRRLTWLQQHLAELGNASPAPRAGDEPIISLSSSMRALRREREFLAKRLTTRLTLEEREALYIKWDVPVDGKQRKMQFVSKLWTDPHDQVHVQESAEIVAKLVGFSTGGNLSKEMFELNFVLPSDKRPWMMGWNQITNLLNL, from the exons ACCACAGAAAGAGATTTCACCATAAAAATATCTGGACTAGAAATTTACAATGAGAATGTTAGGGACTTGTTAAATTCAGAATCTGGTCGCAATCTGAAGCTTCTAGATGATCCTGAG AAAGGTACTGTGGTTGAGAAATTAGTtgaagaaacagcaaaagacgATAAGCATTTGAGACATTTGATCTCTATTTGTGAAG CTCAAAGGCAAGTTGGTGAAACTGCTCTAAATGATACCAGTTCGCGGTCTCACCAGATAATAAGACTG ACAATTCAAAGTACTCTTCGAGAAAATGCAGATTGTGTGAGATCCTTTGTTGCAACTCTG AACTTTGTTGATCTGGCTGGAAGTGAGAGGGCTGCACAAACTCATGCTGATGGCACAAGGCTCAGAGAAGGTTGCCATATTAACCTCAGCTTGATGACTCTTACAACTGTAATCAGGAAGCTAAG tgttgggaaaagaagtggtcATATACCTTACAGAGATTCAAAGCTCACACGTATATTGCAACACTCACTTGGTGGGAATGCACGCACTGCCATTATATGTACTTTGAGTCCAGCACTAAGCCACGTAGAGCAATCTCGAAACACTCTCTACTTTGCTACTAGAGCAAAGGAAGTAACAAACAATGCTCAAGTTAACATG GTTGTTTCAGACAAACAACTTGTTAAACATTTGCAAAAGGAAGTGGCAAGGCTGGAGGCAGAGCTGCGCACTCCTGATCCCGCTAAAGAAAAGGATTGGAAAATTCAACAG ATGGAAATGGAAATCGAAGAGCTGAGGCGCCAGAGAGATCTAGCTCAATCTCAGGTTGCAGAGTTACGCAAAAAGCTTCAGGATGACCAGCAG GTCTCAATCCCACCTGAATCACCACATTTACCAGTCAAGAAGTGTCTCTCATTCGCTGGAGCACTATCATCTCCAAAACCAGAGCGAAGAAGCACAACACTAAGACAGTCCATGAGGCAATCATCTACTGCTCCTTTTACCCTTATGCATGAAATTCGAAAACTTGAGCACCTTCAGGAGCAGCTTGGTGAAGAAGCCAATAGAGCTTTGGAAGTATTACAAAAGGAAGTTGCATGCCATAGACTAGGTAACCAAGATGCAGCTGAGACAATCGCCAAGCTTCAAGCAGAAATAAGGGAGATGCGTGCTGTTAGGTCTGCACCGAAGGAGGTTGAAGTTGGAAACATGGTTTCTGTAAACAAGAGTGTAAGTGCTAATCTCAAGGAAGAGATCACCCGACTTCATTCACAGGGCAGCACCATTGCAAatcttgaacaacagcttgaaaatgtTCAAAGGTCCATAGACAAACTTGTGATGTCTCTCCCAAACAATTTTCAACAGTTAACCAGTGAGGCTTCCCCAAAGCACAAAAAGgaacacaaaaagaaaaagttgctTCCTTTGACTTCAAGTAGTGCTGCCAATCGCCAAAACTTCATAAGATCTCCATGTTCACCGTTATCAACTACTGAGCAAGTATTGGAATCTGATATTGAAAATAAAGCCCCTGAGAATGATGATATCGTTTCTATTGAGACTCTGCCAGAGTCCGAAAAGGAGACTCCATCAAAAAGTGGAGAAAGTGGATGTATTGAGTCAAAGGAAAATGCTCCAGGTTATAGGCGCTCGAGTTCAGTAAACATgaagaaaatgcagaaaatgtTTCAGAATGCAGCAGAGGAGAATGTAAGAAGTATCAGAGCATATGTTACAGAATTGAAAGAACGTGTAGCCAAATTGCAGTACCAAAAGCAGTTACTTGTTTGCCAG GTGCTTGAGCTTGAGGCAAATGAAGCAAATGGCCACAACATAGAAAATGAAGAGTACGCATGTGAAACAGAGGAACCGCAAGTTCCCTGGCAAATTACTTTTAGGGAGCAGCGGCAGCAGATTCTTGACTTGTGGCATTTATGTCATGTCTCCATTATTCATAGGACccagttttatttattattcaaaggAGACCCAGCTGATCAAATATACATTGAAGTTGAGCTCAGGAGACTGACATGGTTGCAACAACATTTAGCAGAACTTGGGAATGCAAGCCCAGCTCCTCGTGCTGGAGATGAACCTATAATCTCATTGTCATCAAG TATGAGAGCCTTGCGACGAGAAAGAGAATTCCTGGCCAAGAGATTGACGACTCGTTTAACGCTGGAGGAGAGGGAAGCATTGTATATTAAATGGGATGTCCCAGTTGATGGGAAGCAGAGGAAGATGCAATTTGTCAGCAAGCTTTGGACAGATCCTCATGATCAAGTGCATGTACAAGAGAGTGCTGAGATAGTTGCAAAGCTTGTGGGTTTCTCTACAGGGGGAAACTTGTCAAAGGAGATGTTTGAGCTGAACTTTGTCCTTCCATCTGATAAGAGGCCATGGATGATGGGCTGGAATCAAATAACAAATCTCCTTAACCTGTAA
- the LOC107490698 gene encoding kinesin-like protein NACK1 isoform X5: protein MGINATIFAYGQTSSGKTYTMRGITEKAVNDIYKHIMNTTERDFTIKISGLEIYNENVRDLLNSESGRNLKLLDDPEKGTVVEKLVEETAKDDKHLRHLISICEAQRQVGETALNDTSSRSHQIIRLTIQSTLRENADCVRSFVATLNFVDLAGSERAAQTHADGTRLREGCHINLSLMTLTTVIRKLSVGKRSGHIPYRDSKLTRILQHSLGGNARTAIICTLSPALSHVEQSRNTLYFATRAKEVTNNAQVNMVVSDKQLVKHLQKEVARLEAELRTPDPAKEKDWKIQQMEMEIEELRRQRDLAQSQVAELRKKLQDDQQVSIPPESPHLPVKKCLSFAGALSSPKPERRSTTLRQSMRQSSTAPFTLMHEIRKLEHLQEQLGEEANRALEVLQKEVACHRLGNQDAAETIAKLQAEIREMRAVRSAPKEVEVGNMVSVNKSVSANLKEEITRLHSQGSTIANLEQQLENVQRSIDKLVMSLPNNFQQLTSEASPKHKKEHKKKKLLPLTSSSAANRQNFIRSPCSPLSTTEQVLESDIENKAPENDDIVSIETLPESEKETPSKSGESGCIESKENAPGYRRSSSVNMKKMQKMFQNAAEENVRSIRAYVTELKERVAKLQYQKQLLVCQVLELEANEANGHNIENEEYACETEEPQVPWQITFREQRQQILDLWHLCHVSIIHRTQFYLLFKGDPADQIYIEVELRRLTWLQQHLAELGNASPAPRAGDEPIISLSSSMRALRREREFLAKRLTTRLTLEEREALYIKWDVPVDGKQRKMQFVSKLWTDPHDQVHVQESAEIVAKLVGFSTGGNLSKEMFELNFVLPSDKRPWMMGWNQITNLLNL from the exons ACCACAGAAAGAGATTTCACCATAAAAATATCTGGACTAGAAATTTACAATGAGAATGTTAGGGACTTGTTAAATTCAGAATCTGGTCGCAATCTGAAGCTTCTAGATGATCCTGAG AAAGGTACTGTGGTTGAGAAATTAGTtgaagaaacagcaaaagacgATAAGCATTTGAGACATTTGATCTCTATTTGTGAAG CTCAAAGGCAAGTTGGTGAAACTGCTCTAAATGATACCAGTTCGCGGTCTCACCAGATAATAAGACTG ACAATTCAAAGTACTCTTCGAGAAAATGCAGATTGTGTGAGATCCTTTGTTGCAACTCTG AACTTTGTTGATCTGGCTGGAAGTGAGAGGGCTGCACAAACTCATGCTGATGGCACAAGGCTCAGAGAAGGTTGCCATATTAACCTCAGCTTGATGACTCTTACAACTGTAATCAGGAAGCTAAG tgttgggaaaagaagtggtcATATACCTTACAGAGATTCAAAGCTCACACGTATATTGCAACACTCACTTGGTGGGAATGCACGCACTGCCATTATATGTACTTTGAGTCCAGCACTAAGCCACGTAGAGCAATCTCGAAACACTCTCTACTTTGCTACTAGAGCAAAGGAAGTAACAAACAATGCTCAAGTTAACATG GTTGTTTCAGACAAACAACTTGTTAAACATTTGCAAAAGGAAGTGGCAAGGCTGGAGGCAGAGCTGCGCACTCCTGATCCCGCTAAAGAAAAGGATTGGAAAATTCAACAG ATGGAAATGGAAATCGAAGAGCTGAGGCGCCAGAGAGATCTAGCTCAATCTCAGGTTGCAGAGTTACGCAAAAAGCTTCAGGATGACCAGCAG GTCTCAATCCCACCTGAATCACCACATTTACCAGTCAAGAAGTGTCTCTCATTCGCTGGAGCACTATCATCTCCAAAACCAGAGCGAAGAAGCACAACACTAAGACAGTCCATGAGGCAATCATCTACTGCTCCTTTTACCCTTATGCATGAAATTCGAAAACTTGAGCACCTTCAGGAGCAGCTTGGTGAAGAAGCCAATAGAGCTTTGGAAGTATTACAAAAGGAAGTTGCATGCCATAGACTAGGTAACCAAGATGCAGCTGAGACAATCGCCAAGCTTCAAGCAGAAATAAGGGAGATGCGTGCTGTTAGGTCTGCACCGAAGGAGGTTGAAGTTGGAAACATGGTTTCTGTAAACAAGAGTGTAAGTGCTAATCTCAAGGAAGAGATCACCCGACTTCATTCACAGGGCAGCACCATTGCAAatcttgaacaacagcttgaaaatgtTCAAAGGTCCATAGACAAACTTGTGATGTCTCTCCCAAACAATTTTCAACAGTTAACCAGTGAGGCTTCCCCAAAGCACAAAAAGgaacacaaaaagaaaaagttgctTCCTTTGACTTCAAGTAGTGCTGCCAATCGCCAAAACTTCATAAGATCTCCATGTTCACCGTTATCAACTACTGAGCAAGTATTGGAATCTGATATTGAAAATAAAGCCCCTGAGAATGATGATATCGTTTCTATTGAGACTCTGCCAGAGTCCGAAAAGGAGACTCCATCAAAAAGTGGAGAAAGTGGATGTATTGAGTCAAAGGAAAATGCTCCAGGTTATAGGCGCTCGAGTTCAGTAAACATgaagaaaatgcagaaaatgtTTCAGAATGCAGCAGAGGAGAATGTAAGAAGTATCAGAGCATATGTTACAGAATTGAAAGAACGTGTAGCCAAATTGCAGTACCAAAAGCAGTTACTTGTTTGCCAG GTGCTTGAGCTTGAGGCAAATGAAGCAAATGGCCACAACATAGAAAATGAAGAGTACGCATGTGAAACAGAGGAACCGCAAGTTCCCTGGCAAATTACTTTTAGGGAGCAGCGGCAGCAGATTCTTGACTTGTGGCATTTATGTCATGTCTCCATTATTCATAGGACccagttttatttattattcaaaggAGACCCAGCTGATCAAATATACATTGAAGTTGAGCTCAGGAGACTGACATGGTTGCAACAACATTTAGCAGAACTTGGGAATGCAAGCCCAGCTCCTCGTGCTGGAGATGAACCTATAATCTCATTGTCATCAAG TATGAGAGCCTTGCGACGAGAAAGAGAATTCCTGGCCAAGAGATTGACGACTCGTTTAACGCTGGAGGAGAGGGAAGCATTGTATATTAAATGGGATGTCCCAGTTGATGGGAAGCAGAGGAAGATGCAATTTGTCAGCAAGCTTTGGACAGATCCTCATGATCAAGTGCATGTACAAGAGAGTGCTGAGATAGTTGCAAAGCTTGTGGGTTTCTCTACAGGGGGAAACTTGTCAAAGGAGATGTTTGAGCTGAACTTTGTCCTTCCATCTGATAAGAGGCCATGGATGATGGGCTGGAATCAAATAACAAATCTCCTTAACCTGTAA